ATACGTCTCTACGTTTCATTCACGTTCTATTTATCGTAATCTCTTGGTCCGAAAATTCGCGTTCCGACCCTTATCATCGTTGCGCCGTATTTAATCGCTAAGGCAAAATCGCTGCTCATTCCCATTGAAAGTTCGCATTTGCCGTTTTCACACA
This portion of the Chitinivibrionia bacterium genome encodes:
- a CDS encoding YggS family pyridoxal phosphate-dependent enzyme: CENGKCELSMGMSSDFALAIKYGATMIRVGTRIFGPRDYDK